A genomic segment from Pyrodictium occultum encodes:
- a CDS encoding class I SAM-dependent rRNA methyltransferase → MAGEPLSAVRVRGEGARAVRESGALMVYRKWVEAPRGLAPGSLVVVEGPGGDVLGCGFYDTAGPVALRLIETGGCSYGGSEEAVYSLVERAYRARRRLGLAGDPEAGYRLVHSDGDMMPGLIVDVYGDLAVYQSSSIVWDIHGPLVARAVAEVAGARHVYEKSAQRTRRDIGLPPREGLRLGEKTRAVIREGEARFIVDARIGQKTGFFLDQRLNRLDFGRLAEGRVLDLFSYTGGFGIQALVNGAERAVFVEEDERALRLLRENLELNRVADRAEVVWDNAWSFLRRAAAEGQRYDSISVDPPAFIPHPGAKRQGVRAYERLYSLSARLAAEGSLLVLSSCSTHLGRGEFMAVAARALARAGAGYRPLGGVRGMPPDHPVRPSSPHLEYLKTLFVLLG, encoded by the coding sequence TTGGCGGGGGAGCCGCTCTCGGCCGTGAGGGTCAGGGGCGAGGGAGCCAGGGCGGTGCGCGAGAGCGGGGCGCTGATGGTCTACCGGAAGTGGGTGGAGGCGCCCCGGGGCCTCGCCCCAGGCAGCCTCGTGGTCGTAGAGGGCCCTGGAGGCGATGTGCTGGGCTGCGGCTTCTACGACACCGCGGGCCCTGTAGCGCTCCGGCTAATCGAGACCGGGGGCTGCAGCTACGGGGGCAGCGAGGAGGCAGTATACTCCCTGGTGGAGCGGGCCTACCGGGCGAGGAGGAGGCTGGGGCTCGCCGGGGACCCGGAGGCCGGGTACCGGCTGGTGCACAGCGACGGCGACATGATGCCCGGGCTGATAGTCGACGTGTATGGTGACCTCGCGGTATATCAGTCAAGCAGCATAGTCTGGGACATCCACGGGCCCCTAGTGGCCAGGGCCGTGGCCGAGGTGGCTGGCGCCCGGCACGTCTATGAGAAGAGCGCGCAGAGGACGAGGCGGGACATAGGCCTGCCGCCGAGGGAGGGGCTCCGGCTGGGCGAGAAGACGAGAGCGGTTATACGCGAGGGGGAGGCCCGCTTCATAGTCGACGCCAGGATCGGGCAGAAGACCGGGTTCTTCCTCGACCAGAGGCTCAACAGGCTGGACTTCGGTAGGCTCGCGGAGGGGAGGGTGCTTGACCTCTTCAGCTACACCGGGGGCTTCGGCATCCAGGCCCTGGTGAACGGGGCCGAGAGAGCTGTTTTCGTGGAGGAGGATGAGAGGGCGCTGAGGCTGCTCCGGGAGAACCTGGAGCTGAACCGGGTGGCCGACCGGGCTGAGGTGGTGTGGGATAACGCGTGGAGCTTCCTTCGCAGGGCGGCCGCGGAGGGCCAGAGGTACGACTCTATCTCCGTGGACCCGCCGGCCTTCATACCCCACCCCGGGGCGAAGCGCCAGGGAGTGAGGGCGTATGAGAGGCTCTACAGCCTCTCGGCCAGGCTCGCGGCCGAGGGCTCGCTGCTCGTGCTGAGCAGCTGCAGCACCCACCTAGGCCGCGGCGAGTTCATGGCGGTGGCTGCGAGGGCCCTGGCGAGGGCCGGCGCTGGGTACCGGCCTCTAGGCGGCGTCAGGGGTATGCCGCCCGACCACCCGGTGCGGCCCTCCTCGCCGCACCTGGAGTACCTGAAAACCCTCTTCGTGCTCCTGGGCTAG
- a CDS encoding small multi-drug export protein: protein MDRTALMLALAGLLPGLEPRYAFPLLAVRLGLLPALAVAAAETLALALALPLVAERAWLLLVRWGGRLGIASRVTARIERAREKARRLVSRYGVPGLAVFVAIPLPVTGIYTGAVVAALLGVPRAKAGVALAAGGMAALLLVALPALGAGHLAG from the coding sequence TTGGATAGGACGGCGCTCATGCTGGCCCTGGCTGGGCTGCTACCCGGATTAGAGCCACGCTACGCCTTCCCCCTCCTAGCCGTGAGGCTCGGCCTTCTCCCCGCCCTAGCTGTGGCGGCCGCCGAGACGTTGGCACTGGCCTTGGCGCTCCCCCTGGTGGCCGAGAGGGCCTGGCTACTGCTCGTTAGGTGGGGCGGGCGCCTAGGCATCGCGTCGAGGGTGACCGCGAGGATCGAGAGGGCCAGGGAGAAGGCACGGAGGCTGGTATCGAGGTACGGTGTCCCAGGCCTAGCCGTCTTCGTAGCCATACCGCTCCCCGTAACCGGCATCTACACCGGCGCCGTGGTTGCCGCGCTCCTAGGCGTGCCCAGGGCGAAGGCCGGCGTAGCGCTGGCCGCCGGGGGCATGGCGGCACTGCTGCTGGTCGCCCTCCCCGCGCTAGGGGCAGGCCACCTAGCCGGGTGA